The window ACGATTGCGGCCCCGTCCATCGACTCGACGGCGGACTCCCAGGCGATAGGGACGACGGTGAAGAGGCGATGACGGAAGACGTTCCACGCGACGACCGTAGACGTCAGTGAGAACGCCAGTGCGGGGAGGTTCAACCCTGGAACGGGACTGGCGTCCACGACGTAGACGACGCCGCCGATAGCCGGGACGAGTCCCCCGACGAGCAGGCCGAACGTCTGTTTTCGGTAGATGCCGTCGGCGCGGAGCAGCGTTCGGAGGAGGACGCCGACGCCGACGAAGATGAGAATGTACGCGTAGACGATGAACGCGGTGAACGCGATGTTGTGGTCGTTCACGAGGACGACGTACCCACTCTGCCGCGAAAGCCAGAGGCCGTCCCAGATGAGGCCGTGCCACTGGTTCGTCAACGCGAGACCGGCAACGAGTGCCGAGAAGCTTCCAAGTCCGACCCACGCCGCGCGGGGGAAGTCGTCGAACCCGGCGTGGCGAAGCACGTACGCCAGCCACAACAGGGGTAACGGCGCGATACCGAGGTAGCCGAGTTGGTTCAGGAGAACCTTGGCCGCGAAGTCCGTTCGAGAGAGTTCGAGGGCGTACATCCCCATCCAGAGACCGGAAGCGAACAGCAAGAGTGCGCCGAGGGTCGCACCGGGGACGAGGCGGCGCGCCGTCCGTCGACGGAGCAAGTAAACGCCGAGAATCACGAAGAGGCCCGCACCGACTCCGAGCGGAATCGTGTAGGGTGTGGCCTGCCAGTGAGACGCGCCGTGCATGCAAAGGACTGGGTAGACAGGGGTTAAAACTCCAACCTTCGCTGTCCGAGACCGACCAATCAGAAAGGACTTTCCGACGCCCATCGAACCCCGGTCTATGATAGGCATCGTCGGCGGCGGCATCGCGGGCCTCGCCGCGGCGCATCGACTCCGTAAACGGGGTCACGACGTTCGCATCTTCGAGGCGGCCGACTCACTCGGCGGTCTCGCGGCAACGTACGAGACGAGGGGCGACGACATCGAACGGTACTACCACCACCTCTCGAAGTCCGAAGAGACCATCGTCGAACTCGCAGAGGAACTCGGCCTCGGCGACGACCTTGAGTGGCGCATCGGCAAGAACGCCTACTACGTCGACGGTGTGGTCCACCCACTGGACACGGCGTGGCAAATCGCGGCGTACCCACACATGAGCCTCTACGACAAGTTCCGCCTCGGTATGCTCACCCTCGGCGTCGACGTGCGCGGCGGCATTCCGGACTTCGACGCCTACGAGGAACTCGCGGAGTACGAACACACGCCCATCCGCGACTTCGTGGTCGAACACACGACGCAGGGCGTCTACGACAACTTCGTCGAACCCCTCCTCGACGGCAAGTTCGGCGAGCGCAAAGACGACGTGTCGGCGGCGTGGTTCCTCGGACGCGTCCGCTTCCGGGGGGAACGTGACCTGCTTCGCGGCGAACTGCTCGGCTACTTCGACGGCGGGTTCGCCCCGCTCATCGACGCCCTCGTGGACGCTGTCGGCCGCGAAAACATCCAAACCGGGTCGCGTGTCACCGGCCTCGACACCGACGACGGCGAAGTGAGCACGCTCAGGGTCGAGACCGACGACGGAACCGAGACACACGACGTCGATTCGGTGGTCGTCGCCGCGATGCCGAACGTCCTCGAAGACCTCACTGGCTTCCAGTGCGACATCGACTTCCAAGGTGCGGTCTGTGGCCTCGCCACGATGTCCGAGTCGCTGATGGACACCTACTGGCTCAACATCGCCCACGATGCGCCGTTCGGGTCCCTCATCGAGCACACGAACTTCGTCCCGCCGGAGCAGTACGGCGGCGACCACCTGCTCTACGTGGCGAGTTACGTTCAGGGGCCGCACGAAGACCTCTGGCAGATGGACGACGACGAAGTCGAGGACGTGTGGTTCGACGAAATCGAGGACATGTTCCCCGACTTCGACCGCTCTGTCGTCGAGGACTTCAAAATCGCCCGTAACCCGCGCGCCGGTCCGGTGTACGAACGGGGCTACCTCGACCTCGTCGTCCCCTACGACCTCGCGGACGACGTCGCCGACGGCGTCTACTACGCCGGCATGGCCTCCGAGGCGCAGTACCCAGAGCGCTCGCTCAACGGTGGCATCGTCGCCGGATACGAAGTCGCCGACCGCATCGACGACCGACTGTAAGTCGGCGTCACGCCGCAGTTACGTTTCGACGGAGTTCGTGTCACGCTGAGCCACGCTTACCGGCAATCCACTACGAATCCGGAACCCCTTTTGGCGTCACTGACTGACCAGTCAGTTAGTGAGTTCTGACGCGACGCCGGACCAGTCTGTCCCCGACGAGGTCCACGACGAGTTGATGCAGGCGACGTATCGGGCACTGTGCGCCCACGGGTACGCCGACTTGACGATGCAACGAATCGCCGACGAGGCAGGCAAGAGCAAGTCCCTCCTCCACTACCACTACGGGACGAAACGTGAGTTACTCGTCTCGTTCCTCGCGTACCTGCTGGACCGCTTCGAGGAGAAAGTCGAGGCAACTGAGGGCGACGCGCCACCGGAGCGACTTCGGTTCCTCCTCGACAAGATGGCCCCCGACGAGGACGACGACGGCGACTACGACCGATTCGGCCTCGCGTTGATGGAACTTCGGACGCAGGCACCGCACGACGAGGCGTACCGAGAGCAAATCGCCCAGAACGAGGCGGCCATCCGCGAGCGCTTCGCCGACATCGTCCGCGACGGTATCGAACAGGGTGTCTTCCGCGAGGTGGACGCCGACCAGACGGCCTCGCTTCTGTTCGCCGCACTCGATGGCGCACGTCTCCAGCGAGTCATCGTCTCCGGGTCCGACGCAGACGACGTGACTCGTTCGGCACACGACGCCCCCCACGACGTTCGTGCCGCACTGGAGACGTTCGTCGTTTCGAACCTCCTCGTCGACGACGGTGAGGGAGAAACGAGCGTGGCGACGGAGGGTGACGAGTGAGCGCCCGCGACGTCAACCTCACCGAGGGCGACCTGCTCAAACCGCTGTTGACGCTCTCGATTCCCATCGTCCTCTCGCAACTCATGCAGGTCGGCTACAACCTCGCCGACACCTTCTGGGTCGGACGCGTGGGCGAAGCAGCAGTGTCCGCGCTGTCGTTCTCGTGGCCGCTGGTCTTCCTCATGATATCCATCGGGATGGGGTTCACCGTCGCCGGAACCGTCCTCGTCGCCCAGAACAAGGGCGCGGGCAACCACGACAGAGTCGACCACGTTGCCGGCCAGACTATCGCGTTCGTCACGCTCTTGTCGATATTCTTCTCGGCCGTTGGCTACCTCCTCGCGCCGACTATCTTGCCCCTCATCGGGACGACGCCCGGCACTGAGGTCCACAACTTGGCCGTCGAGTACACGCGGACCATCTTCCTCGGTGTCTACTTCATGTTCGGCTTCTTCATCTTTCAGGCACTCCTGCGCGGGTGGGGCGACACGCGGACGCCGATGTTCCTCATGGCGTTCGGCGTCGCGCTGAACGTCATCATCGACCCGTTTCTCATCCTCGGGTTCGACGGTAACCCGCTGTTTGGCCTCTTCGGGCTCAACGCCCTCCAGTCGCAACTGTTCGCGGCCACGGGGTTCACTGGGTTCGGTGTGCAAGGTGCGGCCATCGCGACGGTGTTCGCGCGCGGACTCGGCGCACTCGTCGGGTTCGGCCTCCTCTTCTCCGGGCGGGTCGGCATCCAACTCTCGCCGCGTGACCTCGTGCTGAAGGCCGACACGGTGCGAAAAATCGTCAAAATCGGTGCCCCCACGAGCGTCGAGCAGTCGACCCGTGCACTCGGTGTCACGGCACTGACGGCCATCGTCGCGTTCGCCGGCGCGGAAGCAGTCGGCACCGACACCGCCGCGGCAGTCGCCGCCTTCGGTATCGGAATCCGCCTCAACTCGCTCGTGTTCCTCCCGGCAATCGGTCTCCAGCAGGGTATCGAGACGGTGGTCGGCCAGAACCTCGGCGCGGAGAAACCGGACCGCGCAGAGCACGGCGTCCACCTCGGCGCGGGCCTCATCGCCGGCGCACTCGTGTTCGTCTCTGCGGGGGCGTACTTCTTCGCCGAACCCATCTTCTCGGTGTTCATCCCCGGCGAACCGAACGTCATCCAAATCGGCGTGGACTTCCTCCGCATCATCGCACCGTCGTATCTGTTCCTCGGCGTCTTCCGGGTCGTCTCCGGTGGGTTCCGTGGAAGCGGGTCCACGCGGACGGCGATGATATTCACGCTCCTCTCGCTGTGGGTGTTCCGCATCCCGCCGGCGTACCTCCTCGTCGCCTACGGCGGCATGGGTGTCACCGGCGTCTGGTGGGCGATATCGCTGTCGAACGTCGTCGCTGCCGTCGCCGCGTTCGCGTGGTTCACGCGCGGGACGTGGAAAGACAACGTCGTCGACTCGCCGCGGATGGCCGCAGCGGCGGACGACTAAAACAGGAGTTCGGCGACCTTACGCCGTCTCTTCGTCGACGTCTTGCAGACCGGGTGCCGCGTTCACATCTACGTTCTCCGGTTCGTCGGTGCCGCCGACGTTGACCTCGCCAGTCTCGTCTTCGACGTACACGTCGTCGGCGAACCCGCCTTCTGCGTGTGGGTGGACGGGATTGTCCAACTTCTCCAGCGTCGCGGGTGCGTCCGGAATCTCCATCGTCCGGAAGTCACCGAGTGGGTTGGCGATGTCGATGTCGTAGCGCTCGAAGAACTCTTCGTAGCGTTCGTAGTGGGCTTCGAGTTCGTCCGCGGGGAACTCCATCATCTCGGTCCACCCGTAGTTGTAGAAGTCGAAGTTGGCCTGAATGTGAGTTATCTCACGGGCCTCGGCCTCCGGGAACCCGGCGTCGAGGGCCGCGAGATAGGTGTCGAAGGTACACTCGAAGAACGCCGCCATGTGGGCTTCGCGCTCGTCCCGGTGGTCCGGGTCGGCGCGTTCGCCGAAGATGCGCACGTGCAGGTCGACCATCTTCTCGGTGGCGATGTCACCGATGACGGGCATGGTGAGAGCCTTCTTCGTCGCAAAGTGGCGGATGTTCTGACGAATCTTCATTCAGTCGCCGGCTTAGGGTCGAATACACGTAAAGACCACGCCTATGGAGGTGCTGAACGAGATTTCACGACGTGTTTTATTGTATCACGTGTTCATGTCCTGACTATGAGCGACTCCGCATCAATCCGCGAG is drawn from Haloferax litoreum and contains these coding sequences:
- a CDS encoding NAD(P)/FAD-dependent oxidoreductase, with protein sequence MIGIVGGGIAGLAAAHRLRKRGHDVRIFEAADSLGGLAATYETRGDDIERYYHHLSKSEETIVELAEELGLGDDLEWRIGKNAYYVDGVVHPLDTAWQIAAYPHMSLYDKFRLGMLTLGVDVRGGIPDFDAYEELAEYEHTPIRDFVVEHTTQGVYDNFVEPLLDGKFGERKDDVSAAWFLGRVRFRGERDLLRGELLGYFDGGFAPLIDALVDAVGRENIQTGSRVTGLDTDDGEVSTLRVETDDGTETHDVDSVVVAAMPNVLEDLTGFQCDIDFQGAVCGLATMSESLMDTYWLNIAHDAPFGSLIEHTNFVPPEQYGGDHLLYVASYVQGPHEDLWQMDDDEVEDVWFDEIEDMFPDFDRSVVEDFKIARNPRAGPVYERGYLDLVVPYDLADDVADGVYYAGMASEAQYPERSLNGGIVAGYEVADRIDDRL
- a CDS encoding TetR/AcrR family transcriptional regulator, with protein sequence MSSDATPDQSVPDEVHDELMQATYRALCAHGYADLTMQRIADEAGKSKSLLHYHYGTKRELLVSFLAYLLDRFEEKVEATEGDAPPERLRFLLDKMAPDEDDDGDYDRFGLALMELRTQAPHDEAYREQIAQNEAAIRERFADIVRDGIEQGVFREVDADQTASLLFAALDGARLQRVIVSGSDADDVTRSAHDAPHDVRAALETFVVSNLLVDDGEGETSVATEGDE
- a CDS encoding MATE family efflux transporter yields the protein MSARDVNLTEGDLLKPLLTLSIPIVLSQLMQVGYNLADTFWVGRVGEAAVSALSFSWPLVFLMISIGMGFTVAGTVLVAQNKGAGNHDRVDHVAGQTIAFVTLLSIFFSAVGYLLAPTILPLIGTTPGTEVHNLAVEYTRTIFLGVYFMFGFFIFQALLRGWGDTRTPMFLMAFGVALNVIIDPFLILGFDGNPLFGLFGLNALQSQLFAATGFTGFGVQGAAIATVFARGLGALVGFGLLFSGRVGIQLSPRDLVLKADTVRKIVKIGAPTSVEQSTRALGVTALTAIVAFAGAEAVGTDTAAAVAAFGIGIRLNSLVFLPAIGLQQGIETVVGQNLGAEKPDRAEHGVHLGAGLIAGALVFVSAGAYFFAEPIFSVFIPGEPNVIQIGVDFLRIIAPSYLFLGVFRVVSGGFRGSGSTRTAMIFTLLSLWVFRIPPAYLLVAYGGMGVTGVWWAISLSNVVAAVAAFAWFTRGTWKDNVVDSPRMAAAADD
- a CDS encoding DUF6149 family protein, which encodes MKIRQNIRHFATKKALTMPVIGDIATEKMVDLHVRIFGERADPDHRDEREAHMAAFFECTFDTYLAALDAGFPEAEAREITHIQANFDFYNYGWTEMMEFPADELEAHYERYEEFFERYDIDIANPLGDFRTMEIPDAPATLEKLDNPVHPHAEGGFADDVYVEDETGEVNVGGTDEPENVDVNAAPGLQDVDEETA